A window from Pyrococcus yayanosii CH1 encodes these proteins:
- a CDS encoding DUF5814 domain-containing protein, producing MLFVIRPGRKKGELEAFVIEREPDKLSQMKNLKADQIYRLIMRDGRLFKVLEGSQYRNPKEIEKALRQARIVLVNADEWEDYFKRRLQNKRVEKAELCRLCLIEGRITVLTEGNRIKYRGEYICERCAEEELKKELRFRFNSIAMFNQAKKLLERFRDLDKVLYAFDPRFDPAKHPEITKWDELEAKHIEVRKMMVDELPIPKEFKDVLRTEGVRELLPVQVLAVKNGLLGGENLLVVSATASGKTLIGELAGIPKAMQGKKMLFLVPLVALANQKYEDFKRRYSKLGLRVAIRVGMSRLKVREEPVVVDTGIDAEIIVGTYEGIDYLLRAGRKLGNVGTVVIDEIHTLDDEERGPRLDGLIARLRRLYPKAQFIGLSATVGNPGELAKRLGMKLVLYDERPVTLERHVIIARNEGEKWRHIANLCRAEAMRRSEKGFKGQTIVFTFSRRRCHELAAYLTGRGLKAKPYHSGLPYKQRKITEMEFQAQMLDVVVTTAALGAGVDFPASQVIFESLAMGNKWLTVREFHQMLGRAGRPLYHEKGKVYLIIEPGRKYSAQMERTEDEVAFKLLTSSVEPVEVDWSDELEQDNVLAHSCVFSRLDVIEEVQGMCLGANQSAAKVLEKLEEFGFVKLKGNIVEVTPYGRVVSMSFLLPREAAFIRDSLGKKPVRWIAVKLLPFENLYLSGTLQREIESAVRGRISSNIFSSSFASILEELDRVIPELSPNAAERLFTIYQEFFICEEEDCTEHAMERVSNLIIDLRRNGKGPTEIAEHFRKVYGLITYPGDVFTWLDGLIRKLEAVERIARVFKMREVEEEARRLKREIEEGKALSIAEKMRKKVW from the coding sequence ATGCTGTTCGTTATAAGGCCTGGAAGGAAAAAGGGGGAGCTGGAAGCTTTTGTAATTGAAAGGGAGCCTGACAAGCTCTCCCAGATGAAGAATTTGAAGGCTGACCAAATTTATCGCCTGATCATGAGGGACGGCAGGCTCTTCAAGGTTCTTGAAGGAAGCCAGTACAGGAACCCGAAGGAAATCGAGAAGGCCCTCAGGCAGGCTAGGATAGTCCTTGTGAACGCCGATGAGTGGGAGGACTACTTCAAGAGAAGGCTCCAGAACAAGCGTGTCGAGAAGGCCGAGCTCTGCCGTCTCTGCCTCATTGAGGGTAGGATAACCGTCCTCACGGAGGGCAACCGGATAAAATACAGGGGAGAGTACATCTGCGAGCGCTGTGCTGAGGAGGAGCTTAAGAAGGAGCTCCGCTTCAGGTTCAACAGTATCGCGATGTTCAATCAGGCTAAGAAGCTTCTGGAGCGCTTCAGGGACCTAGATAAGGTCCTCTACGCCTTCGACCCCCGCTTCGACCCAGCGAAGCATCCAGAGATTACCAAGTGGGATGAGCTTGAGGCCAAGCACATAGAGGTCAGGAAGATGATGGTAGACGAGCTGCCCATCCCCAAGGAGTTCAAAGATGTTCTCAGGACGGAAGGAGTCAGAGAACTCCTGCCAGTTCAAGTATTAGCAGTCAAGAACGGGCTCCTCGGGGGGGAGAACCTTTTAGTAGTTTCCGCCACAGCGAGCGGTAAAACACTCATCGGAGAGCTTGCCGGTATCCCCAAGGCCATGCAGGGCAAGAAGATGCTCTTCCTCGTCCCCCTCGTCGCCCTAGCCAATCAGAAATACGAGGACTTTAAGCGGAGATACTCAAAGCTGGGCCTCCGCGTGGCCATAAGGGTTGGTATGAGCCGTCTAAAGGTCAGGGAAGAGCCCGTCGTCGTGGATACTGGAATAGACGCCGAAATAATCGTGGGAACCTACGAGGGCATAGACTACCTACTGAGAGCTGGCCGAAAGTTGGGAAACGTCGGAACGGTAGTCATAGACGAGATACACACCCTCGACGACGAGGAAAGGGGACCTCGCTTGGATGGCCTTATAGCGAGACTTAGAAGGCTGTATCCGAAGGCCCAGTTCATAGGACTGAGTGCCACCGTGGGGAACCCCGGCGAGCTTGCAAAGAGGCTCGGGATGAAGCTCGTTCTTTACGATGAAAGGCCGGTAACCTTGGAGAGGCACGTTATCATTGCGCGCAACGAGGGGGAGAAGTGGAGACACATAGCCAACCTCTGCAGGGCAGAGGCCATGAGGAGGAGCGAGAAAGGTTTCAAGGGGCAGACGATAGTCTTCACCTTTTCGAGGAGAAGATGCCACGAACTGGCCGCTTACCTTACGGGAAGGGGCCTCAAGGCAAAGCCCTACCACTCCGGCCTACCCTACAAGCAAAGGAAGATTACTGAGATGGAGTTCCAGGCCCAGATGCTGGACGTAGTTGTTACCACGGCCGCCCTTGGAGCAGGCGTCGACTTTCCCGCGAGCCAAGTTATCTTCGAGAGCCTCGCAATGGGCAACAAGTGGTTAACGGTTAGAGAATTCCATCAGATGCTTGGACGAGCGGGAAGACCCCTCTACCACGAGAAGGGCAAGGTCTATCTAATTATCGAGCCGGGGAGGAAGTATTCAGCTCAAATGGAGAGAACCGAAGACGAGGTGGCATTCAAGCTCCTTACCTCCAGTGTGGAGCCCGTGGAGGTCGATTGGAGCGACGAGCTGGAGCAAGACAACGTCCTGGCACATTCCTGCGTTTTCAGCAGGCTAGATGTAATCGAGGAAGTTCAGGGGATGTGTCTCGGTGCCAATCAGAGCGCCGCGAAAGTGCTTGAAAAGCTGGAGGAGTTCGGGTTCGTGAAGCTGAAGGGCAACATTGTCGAGGTAACGCCCTACGGAAGGGTTGTTAGTATGAGCTTCCTCTTACCCAGAGAGGCGGCCTTCATAAGGGACAGCCTTGGAAAGAAACCTGTCCGCTGGATTGCAGTCAAACTCCTCCCATTCGAGAATCTGTATCTGAGCGGAACGCTCCAGAGGGAGATAGAGTCGGCCGTTAGGGGTAGGATAAGCTCGAACATCTTCTCAAGCAGCTTTGCTTCCATCCTTGAGGAGCTGGATAGAGTGATTCCGGAGCTCAGTCCGAATGCGGCCGAAAGGCTCTTCACGATCTATCAAGAGTTCTTTATCTGCGAGGAAGAGGACTGCACGGAGCATGCGATGGAGCGCGTGAGCAACTTAATAATCGACCTGAGGAGGAACGGTAAAGGACCCACGGAAATAGCGGAGCACTTCAGAAAGGTCTACGGCCTGATAACTTACCCGGGCGACGTATTCACGTGGCTCGATGGCCTCATAAGGAAGCTGGAGGCCGTGGAAAGGATAGCGAGAGTGTTCAAGATGAGGGAGGTCGAGGAAGAAGCAAGGAGGCTGAAGAGGGAGATAGAGGAAGGGAAAGCCCTTTCCATTGCTGAGAAAATGAGAAAAAAGGTTTGGTAG
- a CDS encoding tyrosine-type recombinase/integrase, producing the protein MKMPQQAFPAIGHVFHSSGKQDYYRSLLQVQNPNQYYVITEEDINRLFLEFEAKGVTHSHKRSVEYIITMFLKEATKENNGRYIFTMKDLKEYLTLIRQSYSPSFYRKNITYLKKLFRIAGIDLAESLKAPTELNVDLTIVTVDDIKSLIQLVDSLHISNRFEDWKRDQFITAMLLMAVSGMRVSELERIPLKEIDIENRRIRLNTHQTKTRQSRVVFFTYEVQELLEDYIR; encoded by the coding sequence ATGAAAATGCCCCAACAGGCATTTCCAGCCATAGGACATGTTTTCCACAGTAGTGGTAAACAAGACTACTACAGAAGCCTTCTTCAGGTTCAGAATCCAAACCAGTACTATGTCATCACAGAGGAAGACATCAACAGGCTCTTCCTAGAGTTCGAAGCAAAGGGGGTCACCCACTCCCACAAACGGAGCGTTGAGTACATTATCACAATGTTCCTGAAGGAAGCCACGAAAGAGAACAACGGAAGATACATTTTCACAATGAAAGACCTGAAAGAATACCTAACCCTGATACGACAGTCATACTCCCCCTCCTTTTACCGCAAAAATATCACATACCTCAAAAAGCTCTTCAGAATCGCAGGGATAGACTTGGCAGAATCACTCAAGGCACCAACAGAGCTTAACGTGGACCTGACCATCGTCACCGTGGATGACATCAAGAGCCTCATTCAGCTCGTTGATTCCCTCCACATTAGCAACCGTTTTGAGGACTGGAAAAGAGATCAGTTTATCACAGCAATGCTCCTAATGGCAGTGAGTGGAATGAGAGTCAGCGAACTCGAAAGGATTCCCCTGAAGGAGATTGACATTGAAAACAGGCGGATTCGCCTTAACACGCACCAGACCAAAACCAGACAGTCAAGGGTCGTCTTTTTCACGTACGAGGTTCAGGAGTT
- a CDS encoding transcriptional regulator, with translation MRGELGNTYEKFEALLRSIGLKKNEIRIYRLLLEKGRAMRIREIQKELGISERSVREHVLNLYRKGLLKRELIQMGWLGYAYTAVSPGEILQKIKESLMKRIEELEKEFKKG, from the coding sequence ATGAGGGGGGAGCTGGGGAATACTTATGAGAAGTTCGAGGCCCTGCTACGTTCGATAGGTCTCAAGAAGAACGAGATTAGGATATACCGGCTCCTCCTTGAAAAGGGCAGGGCCATGAGGATAAGAGAAATCCAAAAGGAGCTCGGTATCAGCGAGAGGTCCGTCAGGGAGCATGTCCTCAACCTCTACAGGAAGGGGCTTCTTAAGAGGGAGCTAATTCAGATGGGGTGGCTCGGCTACGCCTACACCGCAGTCTCCCCTGGCGAAATCCTCCAGAAGATAAAGGAAAGTCTAATGAAGAGGATAGAGGAACTGGAAAAGGAGTTTAAGAAGGGTTAA
- a CDS encoding cupin domain-containing protein — translation MYIGHVNDVEEKDVQVAKETTIRWLITPKLGAKNFVMRYFVIKRRGEIPLHQHDWEHEIFIVKGEGYLTKDGKNWFKVVPGSFIYIPPNEPHGYKNEDSETFEFICLIPAKKEAVPEDEWAE, via the coding sequence ATGTACATCGGGCACGTGAACGATGTTGAGGAGAAGGATGTGCAGGTGGCGAAGGAAACGACCATAAGGTGGCTCATAACGCCCAAGCTTGGGGCCAAGAACTTCGTCATGAGGTACTTTGTGATTAAGAGGAGGGGTGAGATACCCCTTCATCAGCACGATTGGGAGCACGAGATATTCATAGTGAAGGGGGAGGGCTACCTAACGAAGGACGGGAAGAACTGGTTCAAGGTGGTTCCGGGCAGCTTCATCTATATCCCACCGAACGAGCCCCACGGCTACAAGAATGAGGACTCCGAAACATTTGAGTTCATATGCCTCATCCCAGCCAAGAAAGAAGCCGTTCCCGAAGATGAGTGGGCCGAGTAG
- a CDS encoding glycosyltransferase: MISIIVPTYNERDNLEELFSRIDKALADREYEIIVVDDDSPDRTWELAEELSLIYPVRVVRRTRERGLSSAVIRGFKEARGEILVVMDADLQHPPEVIPLLVEAIERGADIAIASRYVKGGKVESWPLYRRLISKGAIMIGRVALPKIRGIKDPVSGFFALRREVIEGVELNPVGFKILMELLVKGHYSKVAEIPFSFGLRRAGKSKLRGKTMLNYLRHVYRLMRWEGEIDRLVKFSLVGASGILVNEGFLWLFVQLGLPKSIAVVPATELAILNNFTWNDLWTFRDLRRGPLIGRLAKFHLAALSGALVQFVVYWVLLFLGIHYLLANLVGIILSFLVRFVVNRHVTWG; this comes from the coding sequence ATGATTTCAATCATCGTGCCTACCTACAACGAGCGCGACAACCTAGAAGAGCTCTTCTCTCGCATAGATAAAGCTCTGGCGGACAGGGAGTATGAGATAATAGTCGTCGATGACGACTCCCCCGATCGAACTTGGGAGCTGGCCGAAGAGCTCTCCCTCATATATCCCGTCAGGGTCGTGAGGAGAACCCGCGAGAGGGGCCTCTCTTCGGCCGTTATAAGGGGCTTTAAGGAGGCGCGCGGCGAAATCCTCGTGGTGATGGACGCCGACCTCCAGCACCCCCCCGAAGTAATCCCCCTCCTCGTTGAGGCCATCGAAAGAGGGGCGGACATCGCCATAGCCAGCCGGTACGTGAAGGGGGGTAAGGTCGAGAGCTGGCCCCTCTACAGGCGGCTTATATCGAAGGGGGCCATAATGATAGGCAGGGTTGCCCTCCCGAAGATAAGGGGGATTAAGGATCCGGTCAGTGGCTTCTTCGCCCTCAGACGGGAAGTAATTGAAGGTGTTGAGTTGAACCCTGTCGGCTTCAAAATCCTGATGGAGCTCCTCGTCAAGGGGCACTACTCCAAGGTCGCCGAAATACCATTTTCCTTCGGCCTTAGAAGAGCGGGAAAGAGCAAGCTGAGGGGAAAAACGATGTTAAATTACCTCCGTCACGTTTACAGGCTTATGAGGTGGGAGGGGGAAATCGACAGGCTCGTCAAGTTTTCCCTCGTGGGGGCCTCAGGTATTCTTGTAAACGAGGGCTTTCTCTGGCTCTTCGTTCAACTAGGCCTCCCAAAATCCATAGCCGTTGTTCCAGCCACAGAGCTCGCAATCCTCAACAACTTCACATGGAATGACCTCTGGACTTTCAGAGACCTCCGGAGGGGCCCCCTCATAGGTAGGCTTGCAAAATTCCACCTCGCGGCCCTGAGCGGAGCGCTCGTCCAGTTCGTCGTTTACTGGGTCCTGCTGTTCTTGGGAATCCATTACCTTCTGGCGAACCTCGTGGGCATTATCTTGTCTTTCCTCGTGAGGTTCGTGGTGAACAGACATGTAACATGGGGGTAA
- a CDS encoding Lrp/AsnC family transcriptional regulator, translating to MPGIDEVDEIILRELRKNGRITLTDLGKKVNLTPAAVKNRVEKLEKLGAIKGYSAVIDSAFLGEFLTALIEVELVNPEAQDLEERIRGLVKMENVLDVYKKTGEFHILIRATFKDVEALNSFLRELNLKHLKNLARRIRVSVVLESFKEAGVPVR from the coding sequence ATGCCCGGTATAGATGAAGTTGACGAGATCATCTTGAGGGAGCTAAGGAAGAATGGGAGGATAACCCTAACCGACTTGGGGAAAAAAGTTAACCTAACGCCAGCCGCCGTGAAGAACAGGGTGGAAAAGCTTGAGAAGCTCGGCGCCATAAAGGGGTACTCCGCCGTGATAGATTCGGCATTCCTCGGAGAATTCCTCACGGCGCTAATAGAGGTGGAGCTCGTGAACCCCGAAGCTCAAGATCTTGAGGAAAGGATACGTGGACTTGTAAAGATGGAGAATGTACTTGACGTTTATAAAAAGACGGGCGAATTCCACATTCTCATACGGGCCACCTTCAAGGATGTTGAGGCCCTTAACTCCTTCCTGAGGGAGCTGAACTTGAAACACCTGAAGAACCTCGCAAGGAGGATTAGAGTCTCCGTCGTCCTGGAAAGTTTCAAGGAGGCCGGAGTGCCCGTGAGGTGA
- a CDS encoding NOP5/NOP56-like protein (functions along with aFIB and aL7a; guides 2'-O-methylation of ribose to specific sites in RNAs) has product MKAFIAENVRGIYAFDEDGKLIAKRFFTESPEKVLDKLLTGELTEDLKALLQELRKKGYDEFIFEHSELSRKAKELGYNASSEFPNLAGERLRSNPEEFLGEDWFDTYYRVGVALTRLRIQEQSGARDKMVIQAIEALDDLDKVINLLVSRLREWYSLHFPELDEILPRHPQYVAFVKAVGHRDNVSEEKLEELGLSEDKIRKILEAKEKTMGAWMDETDIRVIQHFAEEIDRLYKLRKEIEDYIDRAMDDVAPNLKALVGAKLAARLISLAGGLKELAMMPSSTIQVLGAEKALFRHLRTGAKPPKHGVIYQYPAINRSPWWQRGKIARALAGKLAIAARVDYFSGEYIAEELKKELEARIREIKEKYPRPPKRKAEPRRFKKKKKKEKKKKKGKEKRGRR; this is encoded by the coding sequence ATGAAAGCGTTTATAGCCGAGAACGTTCGAGGCATCTACGCCTTCGACGAGGACGGCAAGCTCATCGCCAAGAGATTCTTCACAGAGAGCCCGGAGAAGGTCCTTGACAAGCTTCTAACCGGGGAGCTAACCGAGGACCTGAAAGCCCTCCTTCAGGAGCTAAGGAAGAAGGGCTACGACGAGTTTATCTTTGAGCATTCAGAGCTCAGCAGGAAAGCGAAGGAGCTCGGCTACAACGCGAGCAGTGAGTTCCCAAACCTCGCGGGCGAAAGGCTCCGCTCGAACCCTGAGGAGTTCCTCGGTGAGGACTGGTTTGACACCTACTACAGAGTTGGCGTGGCTCTGACAAGGCTCAGGATACAGGAGCAAAGCGGCGCAAGGGACAAGATGGTAATCCAAGCCATAGAGGCTCTGGACGACCTTGACAAGGTCATAAACCTGCTCGTGTCGAGGCTCAGGGAGTGGTACAGCCTCCACTTCCCGGAGCTCGATGAAATACTTCCAAGGCACCCACAGTATGTGGCCTTCGTTAAGGCCGTTGGGCACAGGGACAACGTTAGCGAGGAGAAGCTTGAGGAGCTCGGTCTGAGCGAGGATAAGATTAGGAAGATACTTGAAGCTAAGGAGAAAACGATGGGTGCCTGGATGGACGAGACGGATATAAGAGTTATCCAGCACTTCGCCGAGGAGATAGACAGGCTTTACAAGCTCAGGAAGGAGATAGAGGATTACATAGACAGGGCGATGGACGATGTAGCGCCGAACCTCAAGGCCCTCGTCGGTGCAAAGCTTGCAGCTAGGCTAATAAGCCTCGCCGGAGGGCTGAAGGAGCTCGCCATGATGCCGTCCTCCACCATCCAGGTGCTTGGAGCAGAAAAAGCCCTCTTCAGACACCTGAGGACAGGAGCGAAGCCGCCAAAGCACGGTGTCATCTACCAGTACCCAGCGATAAACCGCTCGCCTTGGTGGCAGAGGGGTAAGATTGCCAGAGCTTTGGCAGGAAAGCTCGCAATCGCCGCCAGAGTCGACTATTTCTCCGGCGAATACATAGCCGAGGAGCTCAAGAAGGAGCTTGAGGCCAGGATTAGGGAGATTAAGGAGAAGTATCCAAGGCCGCCCAAGAGGAAAGCCGAGCCAAGGAGGTTCAAGAAGAAAAAGAAGAAGGAAAAGAAGAAAAAGAAGGGCAAGGAGAAGAGGGGTAGGAGGTGA
- a CDS encoding DUF4910 domain-containing protein — protein MDAFLREAEAFRSERVFEDIVAISRFHRIQGSEDIVKAAEYVLSRLEEEGIEAELIRDGYDGKRLHLTLRSPIAWELIEGYVEYGEKKLTTKDSPLLVMAHSPPGEAEGELLPILREEDWEKAEGKVVLVGEKWREAYKRANEAGAKAFIAYRKGTGEAFPYVGLFLTREDLKWAKIPAVAVPEKVAEDLITKAKKGGVQVKVRVETEVRDKATLPIVYARIGEPPYLLFSAHICHPKPGANDNASGSAMLIEIARLLKNVKSRVGFAFLWVPEYHGTQAFISRAELEEIYANINLDMVAGSDDRAGSTVMLVRNPLSRFSLVSGILEHFLAKVNVEGKSFSGNPLPRFRLKAYPYEMGSDHDVFNFFGVPGTMPITWPDRFYHSSADSPEKLSLEVMTVIGRAALATALAVARAGKGELERFARGYAMKVLGEISMERKLEEAGRLVMNGLARDSRLLGLEIGNTFEPEPWLEWREKGIISARRVKEIDEKKGKVLEELFEDRTFTVHLHELLMLGEMLPKEKAFRALEEEYGKVDREKLERALRILEEVGFVREI, from the coding sequence ATGGATGCGTTCCTCAGGGAGGCCGAAGCCTTCAGGTCAGAGAGGGTCTTCGAGGACATAGTGGCAATATCCAGGTTCCACAGGATACAGGGCTCGGAGGACATCGTTAAAGCCGCCGAATACGTCCTCTCAAGGCTCGAGGAGGAAGGTATCGAGGCGGAGCTCATAAGGGACGGGTACGATGGTAAAAGGCTCCACCTAACGCTCCGCTCCCCCATAGCCTGGGAGTTGATTGAGGGTTATGTCGAGTATGGGGAGAAGAAGCTTACCACTAAAGACAGTCCCCTCCTGGTGATGGCCCATTCTCCGCCCGGCGAGGCTGAGGGAGAGCTACTGCCAATACTCAGGGAGGAGGACTGGGAAAAGGCCGAAGGGAAGGTAGTCCTCGTCGGCGAGAAATGGAGGGAGGCCTACAAGAGGGCCAATGAGGCCGGCGCAAAGGCGTTTATAGCTTACAGAAAGGGAACGGGTGAGGCGTTCCCATACGTGGGCCTATTCCTGACACGGGAAGACCTTAAGTGGGCCAAGATACCGGCCGTTGCCGTGCCCGAAAAGGTCGCCGAGGACTTAATAACCAAGGCAAAAAAGGGCGGCGTTCAGGTAAAGGTCAGGGTCGAGACGGAGGTTAGGGATAAAGCCACCCTGCCAATCGTCTATGCGAGGATCGGTGAGCCCCCGTACTTGCTGTTCTCAGCCCATATCTGTCATCCTAAGCCGGGTGCCAACGACAACGCTTCCGGGAGCGCCATGCTCATAGAAATCGCGAGGCTCCTCAAGAACGTGAAGAGCAGAGTCGGCTTCGCGTTCCTCTGGGTCCCCGAGTATCACGGAACGCAGGCCTTCATCTCAAGGGCCGAGCTGGAGGAGATATACGCCAACATCAACCTCGACATGGTCGCTGGAAGCGACGACAGGGCCGGCTCGACGGTAATGCTCGTGAGGAACCCGCTCTCAAGGTTCTCGCTCGTTTCAGGCATTCTCGAGCACTTCCTCGCCAAGGTCAACGTTGAAGGGAAGAGCTTCTCAGGTAATCCTCTGCCTCGCTTTCGCCTCAAGGCATACCCTTACGAGATGGGGAGCGACCACGACGTTTTCAACTTCTTCGGCGTCCCGGGAACGATGCCAATAACGTGGCCGGACCGCTTCTATCACTCTTCCGCGGACAGCCCCGAGAAGCTGAGCCTCGAAGTCATGACCGTAATCGGGAGGGCAGCCTTAGCGACAGCCTTAGCAGTGGCGAGGGCGGGGAAGGGGGAGCTCGAGCGCTTCGCAAGAGGCTACGCTATGAAGGTGCTTGGCGAGATATCCATGGAGAGGAAGCTTGAAGAGGCAGGGAGACTCGTTATGAATGGTTTAGCGAGGGACTCGAGGCTCCTCGGCCTCGAGATCGGCAATACATTCGAGCCGGAGCCATGGCTCGAATGGAGGGAGAAGGGAATTATCAGCGCCCGGAGGGTAAAGGAAATCGACGAGAAAAAGGGAAAGGTGCTCGAGGAGTTATTCGAGGACAGAACCTTTACGGTTCACCTCCACGAGCTTCTCATGCTGGGGGAGATGCTACCGAAGGAGAAAGCCTTCAGGGCGCTCGAGGAGGAGTACGGGAAAGTTGATCGGGAGAAGCTCGAAAGGGCCCTGAGAATACTCGAGGAAGTGGGCTTCGTAAGGGAGATTTAA
- a CDS encoding fibrillarin-like rRNA/tRNA 2'-O-methyltransferase → MEIKKHKFSGVYTVIDDDGSEKIATKNLVPGQRVYGERIIKWEGEEYRIWNPHRSKLGAAIMNGLRNFPIRPGRSVLYLGIASGTTASHVSDIVGWEGKIFGIEFSPRVLRELVPIVEERRNIIPILGDATKPEEYRALVTKVDVIFEDVAQPTQAKILIDNAEAFLKRGGYGMIAVKSRSIDVTKEPEEVFREVERELGEYFEVVERLNLEPYEKDHALFVVRKH, encoded by the coding sequence GTGGAAATTAAGAAGCACAAGTTTTCCGGGGTCTACACGGTCATCGATGATGATGGAAGCGAGAAGATAGCCACGAAGAACCTCGTCCCCGGCCAGAGGGTTTACGGAGAGAGAATAATCAAGTGGGAGGGCGAGGAGTACAGGATATGGAACCCACACCGCTCCAAGCTCGGGGCCGCGATAATGAACGGTCTGAGAAACTTCCCGATAAGGCCCGGCAGGAGCGTTCTCTATCTGGGCATAGCGAGTGGAACTACAGCTTCACACGTCAGCGATATAGTGGGCTGGGAAGGTAAGATATTTGGAATCGAGTTCTCACCGAGGGTTCTTAGGGAGCTTGTGCCCATAGTCGAGGAGCGGAGGAACATAATCCCAATCCTTGGCGACGCCACGAAGCCTGAGGAATATAGGGCTCTTGTAACGAAGGTAGACGTCATCTTCGAGGACGTGGCACAGCCCACGCAGGCCAAGATACTTATCGACAACGCCGAGGCCTTTCTAAAGAGGGGAGGCTACGGCATGATAGCCGTGAAGAGCAGGAGCATAGACGTCACCAAGGAGCCCGAGGAAGTCTTCAGGGAGGTCGAAAGGGAGCTTGGTGAGTACTTCGAGGTCGTTGAGAGGCTAAACCTCGAACCCTACGAGAAGGATCACGCCCTCTTCGTCGTGAGGAAGCATTGA